The sequence below is a genomic window from Lolium perenne isolate Kyuss_39 chromosome 7, Kyuss_2.0, whole genome shotgun sequence.
CCTTAAAATTGCATTGCCTATTTAGCTTTCAACAGCAATAGCATCAGCCAGAAACTTAGGTCCACCTCTCTGTCATCTATGCATGTAGACTTGCTAGATTAGGTTCGGACGGTTAAGGCCAAATAAGGTTCAGATTTTTAGTCAGTGCTTGCTACTTCAAAGTAAACTTGGTACTCGCTTACATTGTGTTTTCTTAGCACTGTTTATAACCTTAAAACTGCGTTGCCATTGTTATTTAGCTTTCAACAGCAACAACGTCGTGTTTGTGCCCACGTAGTTCGTGTGGTCTGATGCAACCACTTTGATCACTTTGTACTCTGCCTCTTCATCTTTGACACTATGCAGGGAGCTGATGAGATGTCGGTTCACGTTTGGGTTGTCACGCAGCTGTTGCTGGAGTGTTCGTCCTATTTTTTTTATCTATGATATTTCCAGAGGGGCTGATAGTGATGCTCGAGTGGTCTTCAAACTGGGGTAAATAACTCCCCTCCCTAAGACGTTTGACACTCTGCTTTCCCAAAGCAATTAGTCTATATATACTTATTTCGAATGGCAACCTTTAATGTGTATGTTGCTCTAGCATTAGCTGACCAGGTTTTTAACTAACCTATGTATACTGAGTACCTTAAATTCACTTCTGAATGTGTAATAGACTAATTTTCAATGCACTTCCTTACTGGTCCATGTCTATTCATGTTTAAAAGTTTTACACCTCTATATTTGTTTAGAGGAAATCCTAATTTACTAAGTAAATGATTGCACGGAACAAACAAATCATGTCTTTGCCCCAGCCCAACAGATTACTCGTGACTGCTACTACGAGCACTCTATACTGAATTTCAGTTGGGCATCTACAGGTTTCAGGAGCTGTTCAACAAGCAATGCTGAGTTTCTGATCAGCAGAAATAGCACTAGCGGTGTATCAGTATCACAGGCTGCAGATAGCAGCTGACAAGATGTCTATTGTTGAGCTGGAGTATTATGAAAATATGAATTGTGTTTTTTCTGGTCTTCGGTGGCAATTCATGTTATAGGATGGTGAAATTAATCCTGTAAATTTTTGTGACCTGATGCTATAATATTTAAATTCAGTTATGCTATATAATTTATCACTGTAATGATTGTGATTTTTTCAGTTCACTGGTTTGACTTAAAATGAGTGAATTTTTTGAGTTTGCAACACAAGCATATAGATATTTGAGTTTTACATTAGGCGCAACCACCTACTATGTAGGTGATAATTTTCTAAATCAACGTTATAGTGCTGCCTTTAGCTTATTTCACATGTCCACCGAATCATGGCTATCTATGAGCAGCATATAGTGTCGTAGCTTTCTTTCATAGCAGCATAATGCAATACTATAGGCTTGGAAAGGAAAAGAAAACAGTGCATACTGACTCGAATCTATCTGTAATGCATACCGATGGATATGGTGACGAACCGAGGAATGCCTCTGTTCCTTGTATTTAGCAATCGTGAACAACACCGAAATTTGGTTGGGGAGAATCGAAGTGAATTGATAATGGAATGGAGGAACTAAGTTAACTCACTACTTTCGTTATCAGTGAACTACAGTAGTATTATAAAATAAAAAATTAATGAGATTATCAAGCATTAATCGAGAACAAGGTGGGTGAAGAAATTACCATTCGCGAAAGATGTTGGGAGGAGCATCCATGATCCACTACGGAAGCATGCTATACTTGGGTGCTCCGGTTCGCTCCAACCTGCCGGAGTGGTAGCAGGTGGCTGGCTTGGTGGAGTCAGCAAACGCAATGTGGTCGTGGCCACGAATCCGATGGAGACGAGGTCCGCACCTTGTGCATCCATTAGCGCCAACCTCCGGGTCACCTGGCCTTTCGCGAGCCTCCTGTTACCGCCTGGTCCTCGGGCTCTCCGGCAGCCCCAATTGATGATGGCCGGCGGGGAATAGCAGGGGCGTGCCGCCAGCGCAAGCTAATTGGCGGCATCGGGCCATCAGCTGGAAGGCCGGAAGGGAGACGCCGCTGAGGTCAGCGATGAGGAGGCATGGGCGCGGTCGCCGGCGCTCAGGAGAAATGCGAATGGGAGGTGGAGTGAGATATGGGTGGAACACTGCGTTAGAGGAAGACATGTTCGATTCATGGGTGTTCTTTGGTAAAGGCTCTGATGATTTCATTGCAGCGTGGGCACAGGTAGGGAGTCCCTCTTTTATTTCTGTTGCTGTCATTCTGAACAATATACGTGGTAAAAGCTGAGAAAACATCAATAGAGTACTTTAAGTTTAATGCATTCAGTGTGACTTTACTAGGCTTAAGCTATATACTATTCTCTCTATAGGGGTTCTTGGTGAGAAAGCATTCGAGAAACATGGGATGTGGTTCATCTCACTTCATTTCTTGGATCAAGCAGGCTCCTAAAAAAAGTCCTCATTCAAGTTTGTGCTTCTTGAATCTTCTTTGGTTGGCAATGCAGTAGGCTGGATCTGTATATTTGCATTCAGTATATTTCAGTGTTATGGAAATCGATATCTAGGATGGTATGCATTGTTAGAGATGAACATATTATCATGGCTGAAGCACGAACATTATCTATTGTCAACTATATAATTATTCATGAGAAATTACCATCAATTAGCCACCatatggcgcggcgtgccgccgcgccgatcattgctagtATAGATAATAATGCAATGACTATAATTATACTTCAGAATTTGCCCTGTGGTTCAGCGGTTACTTTTATTTGAAACTCTTATGCTTGCAATGCACCGGGTGGAAAATTCTGCGAGCACACATGTCTAGTAAGTTTGCTCGCAGTAACCACTCAGGTAGAAAAACAAAACCTAATATGTGGCGCTAAAGTAAATTACAAGTGCCCATGGTACGTTAGAGCACTACCTCGGGAGGAAAAACCCATGTCGACCTTGTATCGTACTCATGCAGCGGCTCAGAGCTATGGTCGTCAATGTCCCACTGGCCGACAAAGTAGCAGGTTGTGAGTTTCTTTGTAGGTGCAGGAAAACATTTGCAAAAGCGCTTGCTGATGAAAAGCTTTTGACTCTCTTCACTGCGAGCCGGAACCCAGGAGCCAATGTTCATGTCGGCCTTTAGGACCTCAATCTTGATATTGTACTCAGGGGAGCAGCGTGGTGTGCTCTTCTGCCGTCTCAGCATCAGCAAATCGCCGTTTGACGCCAGGAGGTGCCAACTATCCGTAATGTGACCCTTCCGACCAAGATGGCGGTCGACGGCCACTTCATTGTCCGGCACCTCGCCATCACCTTGATAAAGTTCAGGCACATACTTGCCATTCATGTCCTCTTCCTCACCACCACTCGTTGGATGCCTGATCACGTACGTAACACCTGAAACGGTGGGCCTGCCTTCATCATCCTCGCCAAGATCGAAGGCCACGAGTTCCTCATCAGAGGTGATCCCGTAGAGACGATCCCCAAGGAACTCAACATCTATGAGGCAAGCGTAGGGCATCTCTATTGGCTTGGGTATCCAGGCACCTGGTTTCCCAGCTCGGCACAGGATGACCGGGTAGTACCAGTTGTTGGTCGTGACGACGACGACGTCATCCACCGTCGACCGCATGAGGACCTTCCGTACCTCGAACCACTTGGAGACCTTGACGATGACCGACTCCAGCCCCAGGAGCGGCAAAGTCGCGCCGGTGAAGGGGTTGTACAGACTGTAGCTGCGTGCGTGCTCCTTCCCTTCAACCGCGCGCTCAAGCGCCAGCCAGCCATTGTTGGTGGCGCCTAGGAAACTCGCCTTGTCGGGGAGGGGAAGACGGTGCAGGCCGCAGTCAGGGAAggtgacgaaggtgccgtccctgTGGACGATCCACGGCAGCCGCCATCCCGGCGTCGAGCGCCACGAGCGGCAGACCGCGCGAAAGCGGGCGCGGTCACCGGGGAGCGGGACGCGGGCGAGGACCTGGCCTAGCACGTCCGTTGGGAGGTCAGACCATTGCGGAAGAGTCGACGCCATCGATCGTTCTATGCTTGTAGATTGTACTGCGTCTGTATCTTGCGCCGTCGCACCGGTTAGATGTATACCtcgtgcagggatcaacaatcgATCTTTGCTTCGTTTCTTGATCAGAGACGTAAGGTTGATCGGTAGAGTTACTAGAGCAGTACTCTATTCAAGAAGGAACAGAGATATACGTACGGTGGTGTACAATGTGTTAGAAATAAACCACCTTAGCATCATGTATGTGCTGCGTCTGTAGGTGGGCATGTTAGTGCTGCATTGTTGTTTGGGTGCTTAGGTCGCGTCAGAACGCTGGTTTGGCCGCGTTCGAGTTCAGGTTTGAGTCAGTCTAGATCTTGCCGCGTATGTAGCGTGGAGGTGCTGGAGCCGTTGCGATCCGTTGGAGGCAGCCGCGTCGTGCGCGTCGTGCGCGCCGGCCGGAGCATGCGGATGGAGCGGCATAGTGGAGGGGCAACGTGGAGTTCGTGCTTCTAGCGTTAGCCCAGCTATAAAACCTGATGTACTGCTCGTGTGTAAGGTGAGCTGATGAGGAATAAAGAGTAGGGTGTTTGTGCGCCCACGGCGGCGTTCGTGCGCCGGCCGGGAAAACTCCGAGTCTCCACTCCATTGTCTCCCTTCGTTCGTTTGTCCGAGAGAGGAAGAGAGAGGGTGCAGCCTCGGGCTGCACCAACACAATGTTGGAACAAACTCTAACTCTAACATGGTTGTCTACTGGATCCAATAGCGTCTGTGTCCACCTTGGTCATCCTCTTGTCTGCCATGGGCCCTCCCGTCCGCGGCACCGTCCACTCCACCTCCCTCCCCACCCCAATTTGCTCATCTCCTTCTCTCCGCTGCGGCGCCTCCGCCCTTCTTGCCCGATTCTGCCACCAACGTCTGGAAGGATGTGGAGCGGGATTTTTGGGTGATCCAAACTCGTTGAGCTATTGTTCGGCATCCTACTAGAACATGAAGTGTTGAGATAATGTGAGAGGTGATGACTGCTTGCGTGATTATTCATAGCATGATTATATAGGATGAGCGTGATGATAATCTCTATGACCAGGGGTGAGATTTTTAGGGGGAGTAATTGAGCAGGAGGGTGGACCAACAATGTTCCAAGAGTTCCTCGATCCATCATTGTGATAAACTGAACCAGTTTATCTAGGAATTAGCTTTTAGGTCAACCAAGTTAGACTAGTCAGCTCTACTATTAGTTTTAGTACATAAATTTTGCTGATTTGGTTAGCTAGACCAACAGGGCAACTTGATTATTGCTTGTTTGCTAGATCTATGCATCCAAAATTCACTCAAGAATGCATCCGAATGCAAATACCTTTTAATATGAGCATATCATTAGCATCATATGCATTCCATATATTCCATGCATATTTCTGGAACAAGTCCTTATCAGACTTTTGGGTTTTCAGAAGCCGGAGTTCATCAAGCCAACCCATTGAACTCCACTGTCTGTCCATTACCAGGCAAGTTCAGTTCTTTTGTTCATGTTCATTGATACTATTGGATAAAAGAGAATAGAATTTTGCACTTGCGCTCCTCGCGTCGCTCCCCAGGCGACACCGGGGGCGGAAACACCGCGCGCCGCCAGTAGTCTCCAGTCCGGCCGCCGCTTCCGCCGCTGCCGCTGGCCCctgccgcggtggcggcgggccccATCTCCAAAGGGCGTGGGGGTCTCTCTGTTTGGCGGTCGCCGGCCCGTGTGGGGCGTTGCCGGCGAGGGGTGGGGAGGCCGGGCGGCGGCCCGGGCGCGTCGCGGCTGCTCTGCAGCAAGGTGGAGGCGTCGATCTCGCGCAGCGGCGTGCGGCGGCCGGCGCTGCCGACGGCTGCTTCGAGCTCGGCCCTGTGGGCTAGATCTGGGCCTGTCCGGGCTCGATCTGGCAGCgtgcgccggggcggcggccccggatttTTCTTCATCTGCGCCTGGTCCTGGCGGCTGCGTGGGCAGCGCCACGGCCGGCGCCGTCCCCGGCGGTTGTGCGCCTGCCGGCGGGGGTGGTCCGGCGTCTCTGTTGGCCGTTCCCGGTCGGCCGGCGGGAGTCTTCGGCGCTGGCGAATGCGGCGTCTACTCGCCGGCATGCGGCTGCCGGTGCCGGCCTTGGCCCTTGGTGGTCCTCTACCACCACGTTTCTGGGTCTGGGCGCGGGTGACGGCGGCTAGATGGCCCGGGCGACGGCCCCGGGAATGCGGTGGCGTTGGTGGGCGGCAGCCGGGTGGTGCCTCGACGCAGAGGTTGCGTGGAGGCCGATGGATCTCGAGGATGCCTCGACACGGTGGTCGTGTGGTAGCTGCCTCAGATTCGTCGGGGACCTGGCGGCTTTGGTGGGCCACTGCGTGTGTGGCAGGTTGCCATCGCTGGCACCTGCAGCCATGGTGGAGGTGTGCCATGGCGGTtggacggcggcgcggcggcgccgctCTTCGGGTGGTCGGGGCGCTGTCCGGCGCCCCACGGCGGGTGGCGAGTCGATATGAGGTGGTCGCTCTGCTGCTGCGCGTGAaggccggagcggcggctccggggtTTGGAGGTCTCCGCTACTCTGCCTTGGCCGTGCGGGCGGCAGGGCACGACTGCGTGGGCGGCCGTAGGGCTTGTCCTGGAGCACTGTGGCATTCTGGCACGGTTGGCTTCGTGTGGTGGCGATGGCGTGCTGCGACGCTGGCACATCTTCTTCGCCTTTGTGGATAGGCTTCAACGACTTGGGTTTAGGTGAACTCCGCGCGAAAGCACTGCATCCGCTTCGGTTGGTGCCGGCGATGTCGGCGTCCTCGGATGTCGTTCCCCTCGATGGAGGCATTGTCGAGGAGCTCCTTCACCTCCCTCGTCGTGTGAAGTTTCAGagtctccgggtgaaaacctaagcTTTGGCTTTCGCTAGAGCGGGCATCGGCGGCGTCTTCATCGTCTCCCCCTTGGGGGCGATGTCTTGGAGGTCTGGTACTCCGCTAGGCAAGTTTTGGTTTGCTTTGCGTGGCAGCTGCTTTGCCGGCTAGGCGGGTGCGCGGTCTCGGGACCGGTGTGGacgtcggagcggcggctccgaatCTCTTGTGTCTTTGAGTGTCGTCTCTTCTTGCTTGGGCTGAAGTGTCGGTGGCTCGTAGCGTGCGCGGCCTCGGGGCCGGTGTGTTGTGTTTCGGTTGTTTTTCGGTTCTCGCCAGTGTGCGCGGTCTCGGGACCGGTGTGGAcatcggagcggcggctccgggagCTTTCTTTGAGTGATGCCTCTTGCTAGGGCGGGAGTGTTATCGGCTCGTGTGGTGCGCGGCCTCGGGGCCGGTGTGTGGCGTTTGGGTTGTACGGTTTTCGGTCAGTTTCCCTTATAAACTGACCAAATT
It includes:
- the LOC127315579 gene encoding uncharacterized protein, producing MASTLPQWSDLPTDVLGQVLARVPLPGDRARFRAVCRSWRSTPGWRLPWIVHRDGTFVTFPDCGLHRLPLPDKASFLGATNNGWLALERAVEGKEHARSYSLYNPFTGATLPLLGLESVIVKVSKWFEVRKVLMRSTVDDVVVVTTNNWYYPVILCRAGKPGAWIPKPIEMPYACLIDVEFLGDRLYGITSDEELVAFDLGEDDEGRPTVSGVTYVIRHPTSGGEEEDMNGKYVPELYQGDGEVPDNEVAVDRHLGRKGHITDSWHLLASNGDLLMLRRQKSTPRCSPEYNIKIEVLKADMNIGSWVPARSEESQKLFISKRFCKCFPAPTKKLTTCYFVGQWDIDDHSSEPLHEYDTRSTWVFPPEVVL